A stretch of DNA from Acanthochromis polyacanthus isolate Apoly-LR-REF ecotype Palm Island chromosome 21, KAUST_Apoly_ChrSc, whole genome shotgun sequence:
aGTGAGGCATGACAAGGGGGGCACGAGTGACTGGGAGGAAAAGGTCTGTCTACATGGAACTAAGTAGCTGAACTATTGTTTAAAGGTTGTTGGAAAGGACATGACTTTACAAGAGCAGGAGGAACTAACTGAACTGAAACAGGATCGTGGTTTAAAACTAAGATTCGCTGATCTTCctttggacagtttttggtTGACTGCTGCCAAGGAGTTTCCCATTCTGGTCAACAAAGCTGTTCTGACATTGCTCCCATTTTCCACAACATATCTGTGTGAGCTGAGCTTTTCAAGCCTAACTgctataaaaactaaaaacagagaGATACTGAGAGCTGTTGAAGAAGAGCTTCGTGTGTGTCTTTCTTCTATTCCTGCCAGGATATCGCCTTTGTGTTTATCTAAACAGGCCCAGGTTTCACACCGAgtgaatataaataaattgaGAAATTATATTGTAATTAAATATATTGTACAGAGtgtcattttgtaacatttttggtTAGTGGTGTGCCGAAAGATTTTTCCAATGTAAAAAACGTGCCATGGCTCAAAAAAGGTTGAAAAACACTGCTCTACACCATCTAAGGAAAGCTGAGTCCATCTTTCCAAAGACAAAAGCCCTTTAGGGTGAACATATAGCTTCTCTGATTGGCCTCAAACATGTTGAACTCTTAGGTAGCTCTTCCATAATTAAGCTTAGCTACAAAGatacaagtaaataaaatgaaaaaagaatgtGTTTATCTTCAAAGAACATGTGTTAAGTTCAAAAACCAGCAAAAATGTGTCTGTAGAACACTGCTGAGGACTAAAAGCTATCACTGAATTCTATGTTCAGATTTGGTCTCTACATCTGTTCTTTATACACAGATTTAGTTACTCCATGGCTTCTGCTGGCTagttaaaaatcagttttatcaagaaaaaaatgaatatttaggCTTAAATTGACTGCTATCAAACAAGATTTAAACACCAATCAAAATATACGATCAGTCAATAGTCTGGAAataccttctcattcaatgcttatttatttgcattattttctacattgtaaattaatactgaagattaatgCTTTTGTCTTTACAACTTAATTCCGCATGTATTCTTcaatagttttgatgtcttcagtattaatctacaatgtataaaataattcaataaaaaccattaaatgagaaggtgtgtgcaaatttttgactggtagtgtgtatttgcagcacaaattaaaaatactgcCACCCAAAGTTTAGATGCTTCATCATCCAGGTTCTTGACTTAAGCATCAGATGTGCATATTTTAGGTTTCTTTACCCATAAAAGTTAGTTGCTTTACTCTTTAATGTGACATGTTGGACAACTCAGTTTTATTATGTCCCTTGTTCTAAATCCAGGTAGAAACGGTGTCTGAAGGAAACTTCTTATTTCTTTTGTGCATCTCATAGGGCTTGATTTGCCATTCAAACAGGGCAGATGGTCTGTGCAGCCTGAATTTAAAAGGAAACCTGCAAGAGCTCATTATGAATGAGGATCTTGTCTGGAGTCACAGATGTGGGGCATTATCATTTTTAATAGTCGCAATAGAAAGATGATATTTAGTATAATGGAGGAACATTCATGTTTATGCAGCACCATTAACAGCCAACGGAACAGACAAGAAGCAGCTTCTTTTTTCCCTGCAAAGGCCAGGATCATGTAATcaacagaacaaagaacaaaatgtacaaacattACAAAACAGAGTGGTTAAAGAAATCATTTCAATAAGAACCACGATTAAAAAATATGCATTATTCAGCTCTGTACATCACTGAGAGGAAAGCAACAGAAAGGTATCTTGTATGAATCAGAAGCAATTGAGCAGATTTACAAAACTGACAGCAAGAGACAAAAACGTGAACATGAGGTTTTTCCACCGATAAGACTCACCTCAGAAAACAGAGCGGGAACACTGTTCATCCCAAAGGTGCAAATCAAAAGCGGAGATCAGTTGAAATGTAATACTGGACTACAGTACAAAGGTCATGCATACGTACACTCTCTACAGCACAGAGTTCACATTACAAATACAGTGGAATAAAGTCTGTCCCAGCACACTGCCTGAACGGCTTTTCTCTTATCATTTGGCTCGAGTCACTGTCACACTGTGAAATGTCGCCTTTTCTACAGCCGCCCACCAACAGGGGGCGCTATGTGCTTAcaggaaaaactgtctgaaaactGAGGACTGCACCTGGTTACAGAAACGAAGCATGcattgggggggaaaaaaaatagtgcAAAAGTGTAAATGCTGAAGAAAGAAACAGTTCCATGAAGCGCCTTTTTGGTTACTAACCAAGATAAAACTACACCAGCGGAGCACAAATCCATATCAATTCCTGATAAGAGCatcaaatgcaacatttttggtaCAAAGTCTTGAAAGTTGGCATCAAATGTGTGGTCAGATAAATAAATTACCTGCTCTTTGATGAGTTAGTTCCTGATTTATaccaaattttgtcattttaagttaCATCACTTCGGCAGACTTATTTCACAGCTGTTTGTTTGGACAATATTGGAGAcctttggtttgttttggtAAATATTAGAAAATTGAAATTCAGCTTTTATATCAACACTAGTATCTGAAAAGCTTCAAATGATAAAAGCTACAGATGAGAGCTGATTTTTAGCACCTCATTCGACATCCTCCCTGTTCAAATCACCACCTGAACCTGATCAATTTCTGGGTTTTGACACTCAAAAGACCCCAAATGTGGAATGTTACTCGCTTCAAGTGATACAAAAGACTGCTATCAAATTTCCCAAATACTCATTCAAATGCTCACAAATGTGCCCAGGTTAATACCAAGTGGAAAAGGTCAAAATTCCCTCCCTCACTGTCAAAAGTTTTCTTATGGTTACAAAACAGCTTTGAAAGTAGCTTTTGTTCATTGGGGAGACACTGAAAAATCTGTTCTCCTCCACGTTAGAAAACAGTAAACAATTCGTGGTCATTATTTTCGTAAACTTTTGTGGCTGTCGCTGCAGCTTCAGTGGGCAGTTGTTGAGGGAGTCGGTGTGCGGGCGCCTTTCGGAGGGAAAAGGGGGACCGGTGGCTCCGGTCTTGGTCACGAGTCGAGGAGGGTGTCGGCGCTGGGAGCCTTGTAGAGGTATTTCCAGATGGCGTAGTAGTGCACAGCCGCAGCCAGCGCCACGAACACGTGCCAGATGGCGTGAGCAAAGGGGATGACGCCGTCGCTCTTGAAGAAGAACACACCGAGGCAGTAGATGAGTCCTCCACAGGCCAGCTCGTGAAGTCCCTCGGTGTTGCTctgcaagacacaaaacaagagaataTTGTCAATTGCAGCAAAAATCCATTTATGCAAAAGACTGTGGACTGATTATGCAGTGTTCACATAGAAAGTAACTTCAAATTGCCAGCATGTAGCAAGTATCGCACAACAGAAACAGAGTATCTGATAAGAAGCTGAAAATAAACTgatgaaagatgaaaaacagctGGTAAAAATCCTTGTGACTGGATTGTGGTAAATAAATACCACAAAAGTACTGTGCTAACATCAAAACATGCATTTCACATTGACTACTATCAATTCTTTATCTAGGAGCAAACCTAAAAACGTTGTCTTTGTTTCAGATTTAGTGCCGCACTGTGCTGCAGAAACAGATTCCACATGAACACATCATGTTCTGATCTGGATCACAACACGTGTGTGAATCAAATCGATTTTAGCCTGATCATtactgctgctgtgagctctATGAAAACACTCTGAAGACCTGTTCTGCAAGAAAAGGAAGTAACACACTGTGAGGAGATGTTTCAGGACATAAACTGAATGAGACTGCGAGTGCGTGAATGAATAGCGTTACCATTGACGTCACGACTGATGCGGGAAAAAATCCCATCGTCAAATAGAAGGCCAGCTCAACAAGTTTATACCTGTGGAGACAAAGAAGTACAGCATGTTCAAAAAGACAATGTCAAGCATGAGAGCAAGGCAAGGAGAAACGAAAAGCTTGCTgctattttaacaaaatgtccctGATGAAGTTGGATCTTAAAAAAACGAGGAAAAACTAATATAAGCAATGATTCTTCGAAATGTTTGGAGGTAAATTCCTCAGTCGCAGCCTCACACTGACTTTCATTAACAATTATGTTCTGCAAACTGACCCAGTTTAGTTTATCTTATAAAACACAACTTGTGTACAGATATTTGGTTTAAGTTTACAAGTATTTCAAGAGCAGCAACAAGAAAAAGTTTCAGCCTTGGCAATTTCACGAGACACTGGAAGTCAAGTTAATGTTGTGGAAAACTACACATGACAACGCTCAGGAGTTAGCGGATCTTTATTGTGACTGAACACAAACAGTGAAATGGAGGATACAACTCGTCAAACCTGCCCGAAAACTTGCACAAATATAGGGGATCGAAACAGATTTGTTGAACAGAAAACATGCAGTGACATTCGTATGTGGCTATGAGGATGATCAGCAGGCTGAGTTTGAGCCCCTCTGGCTAACACTGGCAGCTACGGCATGAGCCAAGGTGGTTGAAAGTAAAGTTTTACAGTCTTTAGCTGATACTACACTGAGGCTTGCAACAACATATAATTACATGCTGGGGCAATATAGTTTCTTACGTTATAATAATATACTGGTGCGCTATATTTGTTGTATCATAATTGTGTGCTTCTGTGATAAACCAGTACAACAAGTCAGTTAATCTACAGCTCTGACACAAAAGTATGCGTCAGAATATGCACGTGTTCCTGTGCATTTCTATTCGTCGAGAAGGAAGCTGAAGAAAGTCATCTTAAGTGTACGATGTAAACtttactgctttgtttttctctcatttttccccctttttgtGCTAATATACTTCGcttcatttgttattttgttgtagGTCTTCAACAGGTTTTTCTACTCTAGATGAATAAGAAAAATATCAGGCAGAATTCACCGAGAAAACCAGAACATTTTCTCTTTCAAGGATTTTTCTATAATCAGTCATCTTATTGTGATTTTATCTGCTAATAAATGTTAACATCAACAAAagcaatgtttaaaaaatgtctgattGGATTGCCTAATGAGGAATCTTAGAAATGGGTGCTGCACAGTCAGCAGTTTGTCTAAATTGCAACATTTCAGCTCCATGTACAATTGCATGTATTTTAgcttttgtacatatttttagTAATGCATCACTGTTAtatcttattgtttttttcttttgctttttttctaatGTTCTGTAAAATAAGTTACACTGGGATGACTAAATCTTGTAAGTTTGTAAATTTCAAATAACATcgcatacacagacaaacatctGGCGATataagtgtgacatcaactCACTTTTCATGATAGTTGAAGACATATATGGTTCCGGCAGCAGCCATGAGCCACACAAACCATCTCATGTGTGCTGCTAGAGGGCCTAGTTCACGCAGGTTCAACCTGACAAGAGAGAAGGGATTAAAATATAAGAGCCCAAGCATTCAAATTAGGCTTCCACCTAAAACACTAGTCCCAGTGGGTGTATTCTGTCCTCTGTGTGACACTCACCAAGGTGTGTAGGAGGCAGCAATGAAGAAATAGATAACCACTCTGTCGCACATATGAAAGCAGTGTTCCAC
This window harbors:
- the mmd gene encoding monocyte to macrophage differentiation factor encodes the protein MKRVNSFQRFMNRRASANCRYQPTCYEHAANCYTHALLIVPAFVGMTLLHRLSDNNWEKITAWVYGMGLCALFLVSTVFHIITWKKSHMRSVEHCFHMCDRVVIYFFIAASYTPWLNLRELGPLAAHMRWFVWLMAAAGTIYVFNYHEKYKLVELAFYLTMGFFPASVVTSMSNTEGLHELACGGLIYCLGVFFFKSDGVIPFAHAIWHVFVALAAAVHYYAIWKYLYKAPSADTLLDS